A genome region from Christensenella minuta includes the following:
- a CDS encoding pyruvate formate lyase family protein, which translates to MNERIEAMKKNIEALNHAGVRKTFFYELAFCSLAGTRGESIQMRRAKAQAYILDNAPLAVLPYELIAGSMTGLCPVAGEDIPYPEQRGKAIRIVSDYLSAKKQAGQQPCGDRGRVKTFEEEFTTKKSRWTLMGRVYHDGSITFEDLQKLIADMQEEFRDEDIEKYEIGRELERGFKIDYGEDVRREIDSLPWFAANHLSLNYGRIIRQGLGPLLDAIDGRLRREALSGEQREYYLCAKTVAQAASRFIGRYAAKLRECSRHEDASRKRELGEMADICEAITLRPARSFREAVQFTWLLHIMASFCWSSALSFGRFDQYMREYYERDISSGVISKNEAKELLCCLWLKVNEPKMRTVQSMTLGGITPDGADAANGLTALCLEVTREMRLPYPNIGLRFSSKNPDWLYDMAIESIKAGSGQPMLLNDAVWTANLKKLGYGDQYANDYYNMGCVEIMIPGKQPNWGVTDPIAFPMLFEDVFSGYRAGETELSSYDSFFREYCSVLEKAVLADKAEADSKIAQIPGRCFDPLASLMIDGCLEKGCDMFQGGSELGPHWSFYAYGLGTAADAMASVKKHVYEDGRFSIGQMAEILQSNFAGNEEIRLFLENRTPHYGNDQDDVDAVARAILSKMCGTALRLNAPHARDKYVSTLFGYFFHIYHGEITGATANGRRRGEPLSDSMGPSQGKDTSGPTNLLNSVLKLDHGEVTGGYALNLKISPEIIKNEAGTRALKALLQAYIMDGGPQLQAYLVDAQALRQAKLEPEKYQNLIVRVGGYCEYFVNLDASLQDEIIARTAYGF; encoded by the coding sequence ATGAATGAACGAATCGAAGCCATGAAAAAAAACATTGAGGCGCTGAACCACGCGGGCGTAAGGAAGACCTTCTTTTACGAGCTGGCTTTTTGTTCCCTCGCCGGGACCCGCGGCGAAAGCATCCAGATGCGGCGCGCCAAAGCGCAGGCATACATCCTTGACAATGCCCCGCTGGCCGTATTGCCTTACGAACTCATTGCGGGAAGTATGACCGGCCTGTGCCCCGTCGCCGGGGAGGACATTCCCTATCCGGAGCAGCGCGGCAAGGCCATCCGCATTGTAAGCGATTATCTGTCGGCAAAAAAGCAGGCGGGACAACAGCCGTGCGGAGACAGGGGCCGGGTCAAGACCTTCGAGGAAGAATTTACCACCAAGAAAAGCCGCTGGACGCTAATGGGCCGCGTTTACCACGATGGCAGCATCACCTTCGAGGACCTGCAAAAGCTGATTGCGGATATGCAGGAGGAATTCCGGGACGAAGACATCGAGAAATATGAGATCGGCCGCGAGCTGGAACGCGGGTTCAAGATCGATTATGGCGAAGACGTCCGGCGGGAGATCGATTCCCTGCCTTGGTTTGCCGCCAACCACCTCAGCCTGAATTACGGCCGTATCATCCGCCAGGGCCTCGGCCCGTTGCTGGACGCGATCGACGGGCGGCTGCGCCGGGAAGCGCTCAGCGGGGAGCAGCGGGAATATTACCTCTGCGCAAAAACCGTAGCGCAGGCCGCCAGCCGTTTCATAGGACGTTACGCTGCCAAGCTGCGGGAATGCAGCAGGCACGAGGACGCCTCCAGGAAGCGGGAGCTCGGGGAAATGGCGGACATATGCGAGGCGATCACGCTGCGTCCGGCACGTTCCTTCCGCGAGGCCGTCCAGTTTACCTGGCTGCTGCACATCATGGCCAGTTTTTGTTGGAGCTCCGCCCTGTCGTTCGGACGGTTCGACCAATATATGCGGGAATATTACGAACGCGATATTTCAAGCGGCGTTATCAGCAAAAACGAAGCAAAGGAACTGTTATGCTGCCTCTGGCTGAAGGTCAACGAGCCCAAAATGCGGACCGTGCAGAGCATGACGCTGGGCGGCATCACGCCGGACGGCGCGGACGCCGCAAACGGCCTGACGGCGCTCTGCCTCGAGGTGACGCGTGAAATGCGGCTGCCTTACCCCAACATCGGTCTGCGCTTTAGCAGCAAAAACCCGGATTGGCTTTACGACATGGCGATCGAATCCATCAAGGCGGGCAGCGGGCAGCCTATGCTTCTAAACGACGCCGTGTGGACCGCCAACCTGAAAAAACTCGGTTACGGCGACCAATATGCCAACGATTATTACAATATGGGATGTGTGGAGATCATGATTCCCGGCAAACAGCCGAACTGGGGCGTGACCGACCCCATCGCCTTCCCCATGCTGTTCGAGGACGTGTTCTCAGGATACCGCGCCGGGGAAACGGAGCTTAGCAGTTATGATTCCTTTTTCCGGGAGTACTGCAGCGTGCTGGAAAAGGCCGTATTGGCGGACAAGGCCGAGGCCGACAGCAAAATCGCGCAGATCCCCGGCCGCTGCTTTGACCCGCTGGCCTCGCTGATGATAGACGGCTGCCTCGAGAAGGGCTGCGATATGTTCCAGGGCGGCAGCGAGCTTGGGCCCCATTGGTCCTTTTACGCCTACGGGCTGGGCACCGCGGCGGACGCAATGGCTTCCGTCAAAAAGCATGTGTATGAGGACGGACGGTTTTCCATCGGCCAGATGGCGGAAATTTTACAAAGCAACTTCGCCGGAAACGAGGAAATACGGCTGTTCCTTGAAAACAGGACGCCCCATTACGGCAACGACCAGGATGATGTGGACGCCGTCGCCCGGGCCATCCTCTCTAAGATGTGCGGTACTGCCCTGCGGCTGAACGCGCCGCATGCAAGGGATAAATACGTCAGCACGCTGTTCGGTTACTTTTTCCATATCTACCACGGGGAGATCACCGGGGCGACCGCGAACGGCAGGCGGAGGGGCGAACCGCTCAGCGACAGCATGGGGCCGTCTCAGGGGAAGGACACAAGCGGGCCGACCAACCTGCTCAACTCCGTCCTCAAGCTTGACCACGGGGAGGTTACGGGCGGGTATGCCCTGAACCTGAAGATCAGCCCGGAAATTATCAAAAACGAAGCCGGGACCCGTGCGCTGAAGGCGCTTTTGCAGGCCTACATCATGGACGGCGGCCCGCAGCTGCAGGCTTACCTTGTCGACGCACAGGCGCTCAGGCAGGCGAAACTGGAGCCGGAGAAATATCAAAATCTGATCGTAAGGGTCGGCGGTTACTGCGAATATTTCGTGAACCTCGACGCGTCCCTGCAGGACGAGATCATTGCACGCACAGCCTATGGCTTTTGA
- a CDS encoding glycyl-radical enzyme activating protein codes for MNNENLHGMIFGIQRFSVDDGPGIRTTVFLKGCNMSCTWCHNPESLHGGREIMFQEAKCSLCGACAEACPQHAHLVRDGIHVFDRSLCVGCGRCVPACISGALVLSGTETTPAGIVAQTLRDMRYYKASGGGLTISGGEPMCQLPFTLATAKLAAREKIGVAIETNGSAPFSGYFGLIPYTDLFLVDYKLTDEALHLRHTGVSGRPVRETIQKLDEAGAKIVLRCPIIPQLNDNDTHFRAIAALTAGHKNILGFELMPYHNMGLSKARRLNTVMPEFSTPKRETVDSWRNRILAFGGKEWSGAYE; via the coding sequence TTGAACAACGAAAATTTGCATGGAATGATTTTCGGTATCCAGCGGTTTTCCGTCGACGACGGACCCGGTATCCGCACAACCGTTTTCCTCAAGGGCTGCAACATGAGCTGTACATGGTGCCACAACCCGGAAAGCCTGCACGGGGGACGGGAGATTATGTTTCAGGAAGCGAAATGCAGCCTGTGCGGCGCATGCGCGGAGGCCTGCCCGCAGCACGCCCATCTCGTCCGGGACGGGATACATGTTTTTGACCGGAGCCTGTGCGTCGGCTGCGGACGCTGCGTCCCCGCCTGCATATCCGGCGCCCTCGTGCTTTCCGGGACCGAAACCACCCCTGCCGGGATCGTCGCCCAGACCCTGCGGGATATGCGCTATTACAAGGCCTCGGGCGGCGGGCTGACCATTTCCGGCGGAGAGCCGATGTGCCAGCTTCCGTTTACCCTTGCCACCGCAAAGCTGGCGGCGCGGGAAAAGATCGGCGTGGCCATAGAAACGAACGGAAGCGCTCCTTTTTCCGGCTACTTCGGATTGATCCCCTATACCGACCTATTCCTTGTGGACTACAAGCTGACGGACGAAGCGCTGCATCTGCGGCACACAGGAGTCTCCGGCAGGCCCGTAAGAGAAACGATACAGAAGCTTGACGAGGCCGGGGCAAAAATTGTGCTGCGCTGCCCCATCATCCCGCAGCTCAATGACAACGACACCCATTTCCGGGCGATCGCCGCCCTGACGGCGGGCCATAAGAACATACTGGGATTTGAACTCATGCCCTATCATAATATGGGCCTTAGTAAGGCACGGCGGCTCAATACCGTTATGCCCGAATTTTCAACGCCAAAGCGTGAGACCGTCGATTCCTGGAGAAACAGGATCCTTGCGTTCGGCGGAAAGGAATGGAGCGGAGCTTATGAATGA
- a CDS encoding DeoR/GlpR family DNA-binding transcription regulator → MKKTALNRRDEIAKSLMQDGQISTQALAREYGVSVETIRKDLLYLQKSGIAKKGYGGAVVCTEWNEQSFGQKSIEHQAEKARIAGRALDFVCDGDIVILDSGSTVAALARLLLNKKRLTVFTNSLYAAQTLSPADSRVYLLGGAVQPTSNASTGHWALQALGEIRANTAFLGTSGFYGRSGPCVENFGESEVKKAMIAAANKTVLLADSSKERQDAMIRFAGWEDIDLWITDGGIGGKTLDGISDKTEVIVI, encoded by the coding sequence ATGAAAAAAACAGCTTTAAACCGGAGAGACGAAATCGCAAAATCATTGATGCAGGACGGGCAGATCAGCACCCAGGCCCTCGCGCGGGAATACGGCGTATCCGTCGAGACGATCCGCAAGGACCTTTTATATCTGCAAAAAAGCGGTATCGCCAAAAAGGGCTATGGCGGCGCGGTCGTCTGTACGGAATGGAACGAGCAGAGTTTCGGGCAGAAATCCATCGAGCACCAAGCGGAGAAGGCCCGGATCGCGGGCAGGGCGCTTGACTTCGTTTGCGACGGCGACATCGTTATACTGGATTCCGGCAGCACGGTGGCCGCGCTTGCCCGGCTGCTGCTTAACAAAAAACGCCTTACCGTCTTTACCAATTCCCTGTATGCCGCGCAGACGCTTTCCCCTGCGGACAGCAGGGTGTATCTGCTCGGCGGGGCAGTGCAGCCTACGAGCAATGCTTCGACAGGACACTGGGCGCTGCAGGCGCTTGGAGAGATCAGGGCAAATACCGCCTTCCTCGGCACGAGCGGGTTTTACGGCCGCTCCGGCCCCTGTGTGGAAAATTTCGGGGAGAGCGAAGTGAAAAAGGCAATGATCGCCGCCGCGAACAAAACCGTTTTGCTTGCCGATTCGAGCAAGGAGCGGCAGGACGCGATGATCCGGTTTGCCGGTTGGGAAGATATTGACCTATGGATCACGGACGGAGGGATCGGCGGAAAAACGCTCGACGGGATCAGCGATAAGACCGAGGTGATCGTCATTTGA
- a CDS encoding MBG domain-containing protein translates to MKVRKYKVNLKKMLVIALVVAFFVSALNISAFAMDGEQGTGAADSAANTELNVEPSASASAEPSASASAEPSASASAEPSASASAEPSASASAEPSASASAEPSASASAEPSAEQTKTQDVIQEEVPAAMSLLGRGGPLNRNYTVTYDSNGYFTAPSDSRTYAPGAKVTVLDGDKAAHDQSGKHTFLGWSTSKNDKIVNTSEQYRRLVASGRFYTGGETYIMGNGNVTFYAVFGSATPSPSELFYFRNDTEADAGVTVYYSKNGESLQTIGSGERIGFTKSEISGIMFFVRIDEGHTYQGISYTAGQQAEINVDIDKAPKSLGGYNFSNAIASAKAQGCFREFHYSAFWAAHQGEGGVRAFKVLTNEKPVELTSITYYANDTSGRSTGQSVVQNKAATLLGSGTFTRTGYTLAGWNTRADGKGVSYSLGGTYQVGTSAVKLYAVWQIQTYTVTFEAGEGGSLAQGMQTVFTDIKYNTPWNQAVTEPAPVPDEEYYFAGWTPSLPSAVTKTAVYTAQFAEKTEITLTANSDDSKTYNGSRQTVSGYSGVPEGLTVTGVEAQGSGTDAGTYTVAFTQKNAVVKDANGRDVTDQYKITYVTGTLAIGKAGLTITANDAYREYGKENPAFSFTQSGLKGTDTVEGVGLAVTLDCAAGAASPVGPYDIVPSGAAATKNYNVSYANGTLTITYSTALTLDAEAYSGTYDGISHGGITKAAPSVENAAITYSIDGENYSPAMPQFTNAGDYPVYVRAEAPNYNPAVARVTVAVKKADLTVTAEDMAKVYGQENPQFTVSYSGLVNGESGAVLLGTLAFDCAADTLSPVDSYAVTPGGLTSDNYEISFAEGVLTVTPKPVTVTAENKTKTAGDADPALTAVVSGLVGSDTLQYTLGRDAGEAAGTYAIRVAPGSNPNYSVKTVDAVLTITAAPADPTPAAPTPPETPTTPTAPAAPAAPGTPAASGTTGGTPPAAEDTVTVPDNQTPLAGSEDGNNGDGGSAEQEPVTIDDNQTPLAGGIGQASWALLNLLLAIATGIIMIVLLAGYFIGRKKNEAEEGEGAQLHTARGEEGEEQGKLKRKGIVRLLSIIPAVAAIIAFILTENIWNPMVWTDKWTLLMAVIAVVQVVVAVFTKKSRKDKEDEEPEGGIRAERV, encoded by the coding sequence ATGAAGGTAAGAAAATATAAAGTGAATCTGAAAAAGATGCTGGTCATCGCACTGGTGGTCGCATTTTTCGTTTCGGCGCTTAATATCTCGGCATTTGCAATGGATGGCGAGCAGGGGACAGGCGCTGCCGATTCGGCGGCAAATACGGAACTGAACGTAGAGCCGTCCGCTTCGGCAAGCGCGGAGCCGTCCGCTTCGGCAAGCGCGGAGCCGTCCGCTTCGGCAAGCGCGGAACCGTCCGCTTCGGCAAGCGCGGAACCATCCGCTTCGGCAAGCGCGGAACCATCCGCTTCGGCAAGCGCGGAACCATCCGCTTCGGCAAGCGCGGAACCGTCCGCGGAACAGACAAAAACGCAGGATGTTATCCAAGAAGAAGTACCGGCGGCGATGAGCCTGCTGGGAAGGGGAGGGCCCTTGAACCGGAATTATACGGTAACCTATGATTCAAACGGATACTTTACCGCGCCCAGCGATTCCAGGACCTATGCGCCGGGCGCTAAAGTGACTGTGCTGGACGGCGACAAGGCTGCGCACGACCAAAGCGGCAAGCATACTTTTCTTGGCTGGAGTACGAGTAAGAATGACAAAATAGTCAATACATCCGAGCAATACCGGCGGTTGGTCGCGTCGGGCCGGTTCTATACGGGCGGCGAAACCTACATTATGGGAAACGGCAATGTGACCTTCTATGCGGTATTCGGGTCAGCCACGCCCTCTCCCTCGGAACTCTTTTACTTCCGTAACGATACCGAGGCGGATGCCGGCGTAACCGTGTACTACAGCAAAAATGGAGAAAGCCTGCAAACGATAGGGAGCGGCGAGCGGATCGGTTTCACCAAAAGCGAAATCAGCGGCATCATGTTTTTTGTCAGGATAGACGAAGGGCATACGTATCAGGGAATTTCGTATACGGCAGGCCAGCAGGCAGAAATCAACGTAGATATTGATAAAGCGCCCAAATCGCTGGGCGGTTACAATTTTTCAAATGCGATTGCAAGCGCAAAGGCGCAGGGCTGCTTCCGTGAATTCCATTATTCTGCATTCTGGGCAGCGCATCAGGGCGAGGGCGGCGTACGTGCCTTTAAGGTTCTGACAAATGAAAAACCAGTCGAGCTGACCAGCATCACCTATTATGCGAACGATACTTCGGGTCGGTCCACCGGACAGTCGGTTGTACAAAATAAGGCTGCGACACTTTTGGGCAGCGGGACCTTTACGCGGACCGGATACACGCTCGCAGGGTGGAACACAAGGGCGGACGGCAAGGGAGTCTCCTACAGCCTCGGCGGGACCTATCAGGTGGGAACCAGTGCGGTTAAATTGTATGCGGTGTGGCAGATACAGACTTATACGGTGACGTTTGAAGCGGGAGAGGGCGGAAGTCTCGCGCAGGGAATGCAGACGGTATTCACGGATATCAAGTACAATACTCCGTGGAATCAGGCGGTTACAGAACCGGCGCCTGTTCCGGACGAAGAATATTATTTTGCGGGATGGACTCCGTCACTGCCTTCCGCTGTAACAAAAACCGCGGTCTATACCGCGCAGTTTGCAGAAAAAACGGAAATTACGTTGACGGCAAACAGTGACGACAGCAAAACCTATAATGGCTCCCGTCAGACAGTCAGCGGATATTCCGGCGTGCCGGAAGGCCTTACCGTCACAGGCGTCGAGGCGCAGGGAAGCGGCACGGATGCCGGAACCTACACCGTGGCGTTCACGCAGAAAAATGCGGTCGTCAAAGACGCGAACGGCAGGGACGTGACCGATCAATATAAGATTACGTATGTTACGGGCACGCTGGCCATCGGCAAAGCAGGCCTGACAATCACGGCAAACGACGCTTACCGGGAATACGGGAAGGAAAATCCGGCGTTCAGCTTCACCCAGTCCGGCCTTAAGGGTACGGATACGGTAGAGGGCGTCGGCCTTGCGGTGACGCTCGACTGCGCGGCAGGCGCGGCCTCGCCGGTCGGCCCGTACGATATCGTGCCCTCGGGCGCGGCGGCAACAAAGAATTATAATGTAAGCTATGCAAACGGCACGCTGACCATAACGTACAGCACGGCGCTCACGCTGGATGCGGAAGCATACAGTGGAACATATGACGGTATCAGCCACGGCGGGATCACAAAAGCAGCGCCTTCCGTGGAAAACGCAGCCATTACCTACAGCATCGACGGCGAGAACTATTCGCCCGCTATGCCGCAGTTTACGAACGCGGGAGATTATCCCGTCTATGTCAGGGCAGAGGCTCCGAATTATAACCCGGCGGTAGCGCGGGTAACCGTGGCCGTCAAAAAGGCGGACCTTACGGTCACGGCGGAAGATATGGCGAAAGTATACGGACAGGAAAATCCGCAGTTTACCGTCTCCTATAGCGGGCTGGTGAACGGCGAGAGCGGAGCGGTGCTTTTGGGCACGCTCGCGTTCGATTGCGCAGCGGATACGCTGTCCCCGGTTGACAGCTATGCGGTCACCCCCGGCGGCCTTACTTCCGATAATTACGAGATCAGCTTTGCGGAAGGCGTCCTTACGGTAACGCCGAAGCCCGTCACCGTTACGGCGGAGAACAAGACGAAAACGGCGGGAGACGCCGATCCGGCTCTGACGGCAGTAGTGAGCGGCCTTGTCGGCAGCGATACGCTCCAGTATACGCTGGGCCGCGACGCGGGCGAAGCGGCGGGGACATACGCCATCCGCGTTGCGCCGGGCAGTAACCCGAACTATAGCGTAAAGACGGTGGATGCGGTGTTGACCATTACGGCGGCTCCGGCCGATCCCACACCGGCAGCCCCGACGCCTCCGGAAACGCCCACAACGCCCACAGCGCCCGCAGCGCCCGCAGCGCCGGGTACGCCCGCAGCGTCAGGAACGACAGGCGGTACGCCGCCTGCGGCGGAAGATACGGTCACGGTGCCGGACAACCAGACGCCGCTTGCGGGCAGTGAGGACGGCAACAACGGAGACGGCGGCAGTGCGGAGCAGGAGCCAGTTACCATCGACGACAACCAGACGCCTCTCGCGGGCGGGATCGGGCAGGCGTCATGGGCGCTCTTGAATCTGCTGCTCGCGATTGCGACAGGGATCATCATGATCGTGCTGCTTGCGGGCTACTTCATCGGCAGGAAGAAGAACGAGGCCGAAGAGGGCGAAGGAGCGCAGCTCCATACGGCGCGCGGTGAAGAGGGCGAAGAGCAAGGCAAGCTGAAGCGCAAAGGGATCGTAAGGCTGCTGAGCATCATCCCGGCGGTGGCTGCTATCATTGCCTTTATCCTGACGGAAAACATCTGGAATCCAATGGTGTGGACGGACAAATGGACGCTGCTGATGGCGGTAATCGCAGTTGTGCAGGTCGTGGTGGCGGTCTTCACGAAAAAGAGCCGCAAGGATAAGGAAGATGAAGAACCGGAAGGCGGAATTCGTGCGGAGCGTGTGTAA
- a CDS encoding putative bifunctional diguanylate cyclase/phosphodiesterase, whose amino-acid sequence MKKFAKFWILVLCIMLVVISLSAVKLVSDIGNYGRLINYVGIVRGASQREVKLETNHMPSDELIEYIDGILAELETGKGRYGLVIPQDTAYRKYLSALSGQWNIVKDEIGNVRNGGNTAALIDESEELFQIANDTVFAIEDYSGRQTADLSGLILVLTIACIAACTVVVVVYVKKMLALKRKNETLENLAFRDELTGAYIMEKFKQEAAGIMERNPGEKFAVVYIDFENFKYVNDVFGYEYGDDILRSYAGLAMGGLRENEVFGRNAADQFAALYRYGEKDDLIRRQERIAHVLTEQTTALKNKYMITLVYGICCVEDVGDMRDMATLLDRANFAQKTVKNSSGGRHYAFYNESIREKMIKEVTIKSRMQDALQKNEFLVYLQPKVGLKSGRVERAEALVRWDMPGRGVLPPNAFIPIFEQHQMIGALDQYVFEKICIWLHDRIAAGLKVLPISVNVSRIQFYNSDFVSTYAKIKDRYKIPDGLMEIEFTESVAFENQDYMIQNVEHMRRHGFLCSLDDFGTGYSSLGILKDLSIDVLKLDAVFFRAKSEKSRTYTVLKGIISIARALQIKTVAEGVEYKEQVDFLRKEGCDCVQGFYFYRPMPIAEFEALIAGQGSPPQ is encoded by the coding sequence ATGAAAAAATTTGCAAAATTTTGGATTCTCGTCCTTTGCATTATGCTTGTCGTAATCAGCCTGTCTGCGGTAAAGCTGGTGTCGGACATCGGCAATTACGGGCGTTTGATTAATTATGTCGGCATTGTGCGCGGGGCTTCGCAGCGGGAAGTCAAACTGGAAACGAACCATATGCCCAGCGACGAACTGATCGAATATATCGACGGGATATTGGCCGAGCTTGAGACGGGGAAGGGACGGTACGGCCTTGTGATCCCGCAGGATACGGCCTACCGGAAATACCTCTCGGCCCTTTCCGGCCAGTGGAACATCGTCAAGGACGAAATAGGGAATGTAAGGAATGGAGGAAATACCGCCGCGCTTATTGACGAAAGCGAGGAGCTGTTCCAGATTGCCAACGATACCGTATTTGCGATCGAGGATTATTCCGGCCGGCAGACTGCGGACCTGTCCGGGCTGATTTTAGTGCTGACGATCGCCTGTATCGCCGCCTGTACGGTTGTGGTCGTGGTGTACGTCAAAAAGATGCTGGCGCTCAAGCGCAAGAACGAGACGCTGGAAAACCTGGCGTTCCGGGACGAGCTCACGGGCGCGTATATCATGGAAAAATTCAAACAGGAAGCGGCGGGGATCATGGAGCGTAATCCGGGCGAAAAGTTTGCCGTTGTTTATATTGATTTTGAAAATTTCAAATATGTCAACGACGTTTTTGGCTATGAGTACGGCGACGATATCCTGCGGTCCTATGCCGGGTTGGCGATGGGCGGCCTCCGGGAAAACGAAGTGTTTGGCAGAAACGCGGCAGACCAGTTTGCCGCCTTGTACCGCTATGGGGAAAAGGACGACCTCATCCGCCGGCAGGAGCGGATCGCCCACGTCCTGACCGAGCAGACAACCGCGCTCAAAAATAAATATATGATTACCCTGGTATACGGAATCTGCTGCGTGGAGGACGTCGGGGACATGCGCGATATGGCGACCCTGCTGGACCGGGCGAATTTTGCGCAGAAAACAGTTAAAAACTCCTCGGGCGGAAGGCATTATGCGTTTTATAACGAGAGCATCCGGGAGAAGATGATCAAGGAAGTAACCATCAAAAGCAGGATGCAGGATGCGCTCCAAAAAAACGAATTCCTGGTGTACCTGCAGCCAAAGGTGGGCCTCAAAAGCGGCCGGGTCGAGCGTGCGGAGGCGCTTGTGCGCTGGGATATGCCCGGCAGGGGAGTCCTGCCGCCAAATGCGTTTATCCCTATTTTCGAGCAGCACCAGATGATCGGCGCACTCGACCAGTATGTGTTTGAAAAAATTTGTATCTGGCTGCACGACCGCATTGCGGCCGGCCTTAAAGTGCTTCCCATCTCGGTAAACGTCTCCCGTATCCAGTTTTACAACTCGGATTTTGTGTCCACCTATGCAAAAATCAAGGACCGCTATAAAATCCCGGACGGCCTGATGGAAATTGAATTCACGGAATCGGTCGCCTTTGAAAACCAGGATTATATGATACAGAATGTAGAGCATATGCGCAGGCACGGCTTCCTTTGCTCGCTGGATGATTTTGGAACGGGCTATTCCTCCCTTGGAATATTAAAGGACCTGTCGATTGACGTCCTGAAGCTGGATGCGGTTTTCTTCCGGGCCAAATCGGAAAAGAGCCGGACCTACACCGTGCTCAAGGGAATTATATCGATCGCGCGTGCCCTGCAGATCAAAACGGTCGCCGAGGGCGTGGAATACAAGGAGCAGGTGGATTTCCTGCGGAAGGAAGGGTGCGATTGCGTCCAGGGTTTTTATTTTTACCGCCCCATGCCCATCGCGGAGTTTGAAGCGCTGATCGCCGGACAGGGATCCCCTCCGCAATGA
- a CDS encoding putative polysaccharide biosynthesis protein produces MSNTTKSLIKSTLILGAAGVIVKIVGALYRIVLADFISLEGMSYYQQAFPVYSALLIISTVGLPIAISKLVSERVTTGDYKGAYAVFKTSRAFLVLVGVITSVAMFCLAGPITRLQALPGGQYSLMALAPALFFVSVMCAYRGYFQGLQNMKPTALSQIIEQFVKVGAGLALAYFLLKWTGRMELGAMGALLGISISEAAALLYTMGAYGRQKRQMTTDMMAAYKHRLSWAEVKPLLGKVLVLALPITVAGLVMPIVSFVDSVIIPRSLFSIGYADTAVRSMYGTLSGGVITIINLAAIVSQALQMSVVPAISEAIKLKDNERVRANVLHGIKFAFLEGVPVTAAFFIFASPIFSFLYPSSTPEQHALATGLLMTMCSVAVFLPFMQTMTGVLQGIGKQNLPPIALAVGAVVKVGLSLFLMSIPQINIYGAVIGTVMCYVIAAVMNYLYVRKYTGVRIKWGEHLLKPIAATAVMAAVAYLVYSLIAPYSNAVGVIVCAVVGLLVYFFMLVLVKAVNERELEQIRGGKKLTRVLKKIHVWR; encoded by the coding sequence ATGTCCAATACGACGAAAAGCCTGATTAAAAGCACATTGATCCTCGGCGCGGCCGGCGTGATTGTCAAAATCGTCGGCGCGCTTTACAGGATTGTCCTTGCGGATTTCATCTCGCTCGAGGGGATGAGCTATTACCAGCAGGCGTTCCCGGTCTATTCGGCCCTGCTCATCATTTCTACGGTGGGGCTTCCCATCGCGATTTCAAAGCTCGTTTCCGAGCGTGTTACCACCGGGGATTATAAAGGGGCGTACGCCGTTTTTAAAACGTCGCGCGCTTTTTTGGTGCTCGTCGGCGTGATCACGTCCGTGGCCATGTTCTGCCTCGCGGGGCCGATCACGCGGCTCCAGGCGCTTCCGGGCGGGCAATATTCGCTGATGGCGCTTGCGCCCGCGCTGTTCTTTGTTTCCGTAATGTGCGCGTACCGCGGCTATTTCCAAGGTCTCCAGAACATGAAGCCGACCGCGCTTTCGCAGATCATCGAGCAGTTCGTCAAGGTGGGCGCGGGGCTCGCGCTCGCGTATTTCCTCCTGAAGTGGACGGGACGCATGGAACTGGGCGCGATGGGCGCGCTTTTGGGAATATCGATTTCCGAAGCCGCCGCGCTTTTGTATACGATGGGCGCGTATGGCAGGCAAAAAAGGCAAATGACGACGGATATGATGGCGGCCTATAAACACCGCCTTTCATGGGCGGAAGTAAAGCCGCTGCTGGGCAAGGTCCTCGTGCTTGCGCTGCCAATCACGGTGGCGGGGCTGGTCATGCCCATCGTCTCTTTCGTGGACTCCGTCATCATCCCGCGCAGCCTGTTCTCCATCGGCTATGCGGATACCGCCGTGCGCAGCATGTATGGAACGCTTTCGGGCGGCGTTATCACGATCATCAACCTGGCGGCCATCGTCTCGCAGGCGCTGCAAATGAGCGTCGTCCCCGCGATCAGCGAAGCGATCAAGCTAAAGGACAATGAGCGCGTCAGGGCGAACGTGCTGCACGGCATCAAGTTTGCGTTTTTGGAAGGCGTACCCGTGACGGCCGCGTTTTTCATTTTTGCCTCGCCGATTTTTTCGTTTTTGTATCCGAGCTCCACGCCCGAACAGCATGCGCTCGCGACAGGGCTTTTGATGACAATGTGCTCGGTCGCGGTATTCCTGCCCTTCATGCAGACCATGACGGGCGTTTTGCAGGGCATCGGCAAGCAAAACCTGCCGCCCATCGCCCTTGCGGTCGGCGCGGTGGTCAAGGTTGGGCTGAGCCTGTTCTTGATGAGTATTCCGCAGATCAACATCTACGGCGCGGTCATCGGAACGGTGATGTGCTATGTGATTGCCGCGGTCATGAACTATTTGTACGTGCGAAAATATACGGGCGTGCGGATCAAATGGGGGGAACACCTCTTAAAGCCCATTGCCGCGACGGCGGTGATGGCGGCAGTCGCCTATTTGGTGTATTCGCTGATCGCGCCGTATTCCAATGCGGTCGGCGTGATCGTATGCGCGGTCGTAGGGCTGCTGGTTTATTTCTTCATGCTGGTGCTTGTGAAAGCGGTAAACGAGCGCGAGCTGGAACAGATTCGCGGCGGGAAAAAGCTGACGAGAGTCCTGAAAAAAATCCATGTATGGCGGTAG